AAGTATTCAGCTTGAGTGAAATGCGAAATATTACTGAAGAAGGGGTACATTTTCGCAGTCATTTAAACGGGGAAAAATTATTTTTATCTCCTGAGAAAGCTATAAATATCCAAAACGACTTAGGATCAGATATTATGATGGCATTGGATGAATGTCCACCGTATCCTGCAGATCATGCTTATATGAAAAGCTCTGTAGAGCGAACATCTCGTTGGGCAGAAAGATGCTTACATGCACACCAACGCAAAGATGAGCAAGGTTTATTCGGTATTATCCAAGGTGGGGAATATGAAGACTTGCGAAAGCAAAGTGCCAACGATTTAATCTCCTTAGATTTTCCTGGTTATGCTATTGGCGGATTGTCTGTTGGTGAACCAAAAGACGTTATGAATCGTGTGCTTGAATTTACTACCCCTTTAATGCCGGACGATAAGCCTAGATACCTAATGGGTGTTGGTTCGCCTGATTCTTTAATTGACGGTGCTGTTCGAGGAGTGGATATGTTTGATTGTGTCCTTCCTACTAGAATAGCAAGAAATGGTACATGTATGACTTCAAACGGTCGTTTAGTAGTCAGAAATGCGAAATATGCACGTGATTTTTCACCAATTGATGAAAACTGTGATTGCCATGTTTGCAAAAATTATACGCGTGCCTATATTCGTCACCTCATTAAATGTAATGAAACTTTTGGTTTTAGGCTTACTACTTATCATAACTTATATTTTCTGTTAAAATTAATGGAGCAAGTACGAAAAGCTATTAGCGAAGATCGTCTTGGCTCATTTAGAGAAGAATTCTTTGAGCAATACGGTTTTAATAAACCGAATGCTAGGAATTTCTAACGTATAGAAGGGAGGAATGGAACAATGGAAATGTTAGCATCTTTATTACCAATTATCTTGATGTTTGTGCTTCTGTATTTTATACTTATTCGCCCACAGCAAAAGCGACAAAAGCAAGTCAGAGAAATGCAAGCAGAATTGAAAAAAGGTGACTCCGTAGTTACGATCGGTGGTTTTCATGGGGAAATCCATGCGA
This genomic interval from Virgibacillus pantothenticus contains the following:
- the tgt gene encoding tRNA guanosine(34) transglycosylase Tgt, translated to MTPITYELKKTCKQTGARLGRVHTPHGSFDTPAFMPVGTLATVKTMSPEELTEMNANIILSNTYHLWLRPGQDIIKEAGGLHQFMNWDGAILTDSGGFQVFSLSEMRNITEEGVHFRSHLNGEKLFLSPEKAINIQNDLGSDIMMALDECPPYPADHAYMKSSVERTSRWAERCLHAHQRKDEQGLFGIIQGGEYEDLRKQSANDLISLDFPGYAIGGLSVGEPKDVMNRVLEFTTPLMPDDKPRYLMGVGSPDSLIDGAVRGVDMFDCVLPTRIARNGTCMTSNGRLVVRNAKYARDFSPIDENCDCHVCKNYTRAYIRHLIKCNETFGFRLTTYHNLYFLLKLMEQVRKAISEDRLGSFREEFFEQYGFNKPNARNF
- the yajC gene encoding preprotein translocase subunit YajC codes for the protein MEMLASLLPIILMFVLLYFILIRPQQKRQKQVREMQAELKKGDSVVTIGGFHGEIHAMDEDTIVIQAGDGSKLTYDRSAIREVKQQ